One Pagrus major chromosome 15, Pma_NU_1.0 DNA window includes the following coding sequences:
- the LOC141009847 gene encoding cystatin-like, whose translation MSVWVCISLCAWLSRVVTAQHVMTGQPREVPVNGTEVEAAARFAVFEFNRDYTEDRFAYKIMNITSAKIQVVAGIKLILEVRLGRTVCKSSDTSDGEACGFNSEHKELWCHFVVTEIPWEDSRVLTQKRCHPYN comes from the exons ATGTCGGTCTGGGTTTGTATTTCGCTGTGTGCTTGGCTCAGTCGCGTAGTGACCGCCCAACATGTGATGACCGGTCAGCCCCGTGAGGTCCCGGTGAACGGCACCGAGGTGGAGGCGGCGGCTCGGTTTGCCGTGTTTGAATTCAACAGGGACTACACCGAGGACCGGTTTGCCTACAAAATTATGAACATAACATCGGCCAAAATTCAG GTGGTTGCGGGGATAAAGTTGATCCTGGAGGTGCGGCTCGGTCGGACAGTGTGCAAGTCGAGCGACACGAGTGATGGTGAAGCATGTGGTTTCAACTCTGAACACAAG GAGCTCTGGTGCCACTTCGTCGTTACAGAAATCCCTTGGGAAGATTCACGTGTACTCACACAAAAGAGGTGTCACCCATATAATTGA